The following are encoded together in the Lathyrus oleraceus cultivar Zhongwan6 chromosome 3, CAAS_Psat_ZW6_1.0, whole genome shotgun sequence genome:
- the LOC127129371 gene encoding uncharacterized protein LOC127129371 → MKRIMRRRFVPSYYHRELHNKLKRLTQGSKSVEEYFKEMEVLKIRANVEEDDEATMARFLHGLNHDISDIVELHHYVEMDELVHQAIKVEQQLKRKSQARRNSTTFNSQSWKDKTKKEGVSSSKEATVENKGKTITSSSSSVSTNKSVKCFKCQGQ, encoded by the coding sequence ATGAAAAGAATCATGAGGAGAAGGTTTGTCCCTTCCTATTATCATAGGGAATTGCACAACAAATTGAAAAGACTCACTCAAGGTTCTAAAAGTGTTGAAGAATATTTCAAGGAGATGGAAGTTCTCAAAATTAGAGCTAATGTAGAGGAGGACGATGAAGCAACTATGGCTAGGTTTCTCCATGGTCTAAATCATGACATTAGTGACATAGTGGAACTTCATCACTATGTTGAAATGGATGAATTGGTACACCAAGCTATCAAAGTGGAACAACAACTCAAAAGAAAGAGCCAAGCAAGGAGAAATTCCACCACTTTCAATTCTCAAAGTTGGAAGGACAAAACAAAGAAGGAGGGTGTTTCATCATCTAAGGAAGCCACGGTTGAAAACAAAGGTAAAACTATTACATCTTCTTCTTCAAGTGTTTCAACTAACAAAAGTGTTAAGTGTTTCAAGTGTCAAGGCCAATGA